A region of Liolophura sinensis isolate JHLJ2023 chromosome 8, CUHK_Ljap_v2, whole genome shotgun sequence DNA encodes the following proteins:
- the LOC135473343 gene encoding uncharacterized protein LOC135473343 has product MFTASARLSAVVLVLLVALCHADYPFRNTSLPWHDRVDDLVQRLTVEEITSQMAMGGHPPWQPAPAIPRLGISAFKWNGECERGANGVPNATAFPQGIGLAASFSPSLIEQVMTVVSMEWRAYYNSVSKKTPPEIGLNCYSTTFNIMRDPRWGRCQETFGEDPYLTGHLGESYVRGVQGTHPKYFRVGIGAKHFDAYGGPDDKPISRMNFDAKVSERDLRTTFLPAFRRILAAGAAGIMCTYTSLNGIPTCANQWLLTEVLRNEWQYLGYTVSDAGAVYGVRTHHNYTHNDVDTAAACVNAGLNLEDGTDQTGLKPPYLSIAAAVKAGKITENTLRRKARPLFYTRMRFGEFDPPEDNPYNDIPLSVIGQRDHLALAVEAAMKSFVLLKNDQNILPLKSTPYDRIAVVGPLANNIVELFGNYHSDIVPSYCSTPLDGLKKISNNVQYASGCDNDVCENYNSGAVTQAVKGAEIIFLCLGAGPSVSEEGNDRTNLRLPGKQSQLLNDAIQNRNGAPIILLLFNGGPIDLSLADSSPDVAAILDCFLPAQASGEAIRRVLIKEGPGSVPAGRSPYTWPLSESDVSRCLIKRECIRSV; this is encoded by the exons ATGTTCACTGCCTCGGCCCGTCTATCTGCGGTGGTACTGGTCCTTCTTGTGGCACTGTGCCACGCGGATTACCCCTTCCGGAACACGTCCTTGCCATGGCACGATCGGGTGGACGACCTCGTTCAGAGGCTAACGGTGGAGGAAATCACCTCTCAGATGGCCATGGGTGGCCACCCGCCCTGGCAGCCCGCACCGGCTATCCCGCGTTTAGGAATCAGCGCGTTCAAATGGAACGGGGAATGTGAAAGAGGTGCCAACGGCGTTCCGAATGCCACGGCGTTCCCACAGGGCATAGGTCTGGCAGCATCCTTCAG CCCGTCCCTGATAGAACAGGTGATGACGGTTGTCAGCATGGAATGGAGAGCTTATTACAACTCTGTCTCCAAGAAGACACCGCCAGAGATAGGACTGAACTGTTACAGTACTACCTTTAACATTATGAGGGATCCACGTTGGGGAAGGTGTCAG GAAACTTTTGGTGAGGACCCTTACCTGACGGGTCACCTTGGTGAGAGTTATGTCCGCGGCGTACAAGGCACCCACCCCAAGTATTTCAGGGTGGGCATTGGCGCCAAACATTTCGACGCTTATGGAGGGCCGGACGACAAACCCATATCTAGGATGAACTTTGACGCCAAA GTATCGGAGAGAGATTTGAGAACTACTTTCTTGCCCGCCTTCCGGCGGATACTTGCTGCTGGCGCTGCGGGAATCATGTGTACCTACACTAG CCTAAATGGTATACCGACGTGTGCTAACCAATGGCTGTTGACGGAGGTGCTCCGGAATGAGTGGCAGTACTTAGGCTACACTGTCAGTGACGCGGGGGCGGTGTATGGGGTTAGGACACATCACAACTACACCCACAACGACGTGGACACGGCCGCCGCTTGCGTCAACGCTGGACTGAACCTAGAAGATGGCACCGACCAAACTGGACTGAAACCCCCGTACTTGTCTATAG CTGCAGCAGTGAAGGCTGGTAAGATCACCGAGAACACGTTAAGGCGGAAAGCCCGTCCCCTGTTTTACACTCGCATGAGGTTTGGGGAGTTCGACCCCCCGGAGGACAACCCGTATAACGACATCCCGCTTTCAGTGATAGGACAGAGAGATCACCTGGCACTAGCTGTAGAGGCGGCCATGAAGTCATTTGTCCTGCTGAAGAACGACCAGAACATTCTGCCCCTTAAGAGCACACCCTATGACCGTATAGCG GTTGTCGGACCGCTTGCCAACAACATCGTGGAACTGTTCGGCAACTATCACTCTGACATCGTTCCAAGTTACTGCTCAACACCACTAGATGGACTGAAAAAAATCTCCAACAACGTACAGTATGCGTCTGGCTGTGATAACGACGTTTGTGAGAACTACAACAGCGGAGCGGTGACGCAAGCAGTCAAAGGCGCGGAGATTATCTTCCTGTGTTTAGGAGCAG gTCCTTCTGTGTCTGAAGAGGGGAATGACAGAACTAACCTTAGATTACCCGGAAAACAATCTCAGCTCCTTAACGACGCCATTCAAAACC GGAACGGAGCTCCAATAATCCTTCTACTGTTTAATGGCGGTCCGATAGATTTAAGCCTGGCCGATTCAAGCCCGGATGTGGCTGCCATACTGGATTGTTTTTTGCCTGCCCAGGCCTCAGGGGAAGCAATCCGGAGAGTTTTGATCAAAGAAGGCCCTGGATCAGTTCCGGCGGGACGGTCTCCGTACACTTGGCCTCTGTCCGAAAGCGATGTAAGCCGTTGTCTGATAAAACGCGAATGCATCCGGAGTGTGTGA